From Danio rerio strain Tuebingen ecotype United States chromosome 7, GRCz12tu, whole genome shotgun sequence, the proteins below share one genomic window:
- the ascl1b gene encoding achaete-scute homolog 1b, with amino-acid sequence MEATVVATTQLTQDSFYQPFSESLEKQDRECKVLKRQRSSSPELLRCKRRLTFNGLGYTIPQQQPMAVARRNERERNRVKQVNMGFQTLRQHVPNGAANKKMSKVETLRSAVEYIRALQQLLDEHDAVSAVLQCGVPSPSVSNAYSAGPESPHSAYSSDEGSYEHLSSEEQELLDFTTWFDRYESGASMATKDWC; translated from the exons ATGGAGGCAACTGTCGTCGCTACGACGCAACTGACACAAGACTCGTTTTATCAGCCTTTCTCGGAGAGCCTGGAGAAGCAGGACAGGGAGTGTAAAGTGCTGAAGAGACAGCGCTCGAGCAGCCCGGAGCTGCTCAGGTGCAAGAGGAGGCTGACCTTCAACGGACTGGGCTACACAATCCCTCAGCAGCAACCCATGGCGGTGGCGCGGCGCAACGAGCGCGAGAGAAACCGCGTCAAGCAGGTCAACATGGGCTTCCAGACGCTTCGCCAGCACGTACCGAACGGAGCGGCGAACAAGAAGATGAGCAAAGTGGAGACGCTGCGCTCCGCCGTGGAGTACATCCGAGCCCTGCAGCAGCTGCTGGACGAGCACGACGCCGTGTCGGCTGTGCTGCAGTGCGGCGTCCCGTCTCCATCCGTCTCCAACGCGTACTCGGCGGGTCCGGAGTCTCCGCATTCAGCCTACTCCTCCGATGAAGGAAGCTACGAGCATCTCAGCTCCGAGGAGCAAGAACTGCTGGACTTCACCACATGGTTCGACAGATACGAATCAG GTGCTTCAATGGCTACTAAAGATTGGTGCTGA